TTTCCGCCTCGGAAACCCCCCCCCCACGAAGAAGATCAGAGGCAATGCTGCTCTTACATGCCGTCCACCATGTGTAGCTGCTACAACGACTCCATCGAAGTGCAAATCGCCCCTCTGTTGTCTCTTAACCCGCCCTCCTCTTCACCTTAAAACCATGTCTAAACTCAAATTTTGTACCTGATATCCGCTTCTGTCAATTTCCCCTGCTGCACAAATTCGCGCGCGTGCTCTAGCCACCAAGCAACGGCCGCTCTGTGACGGTACAATCCAGCACTTTTTCGACTAGAGTCCCCGTATCGGCGCGTCGGGCGTTTCTTCGACCTGTCGCGCGGCTATCAACTAATCGCCGCGCTCGCACGAACAGAAAAGGCTGCACTCTGGGCCCAACTGACCCCAAAACTCGTACAGGTCTAGACCCTTCTTCCTGCGTGACTCGTCTTAAGGCGCAAAATAAAACCCGAGGGCAGAATTTGCGAATATCTGTCCTCGACCCTGTATAGAAGTACTAGCTGTCAAATTTTGCCACTAAATCCAACGTGCAAATACCGCTCAAAGACCCTTCCACATTCTCCAAGACCACCATTCCAAACCAAACTCACGCAGCCGCGGCATTGAACCCCTGCAAACCCCTCCCGTATCCAATAGTCTGCTAACCCCGGCATTTCGCGTGGCAAGCCAACACAATTCTCTCAGACTGCCTACAACAGTTATAATTCTAAATGTGCCTTGATTTTTGTCAggtgaaaattttttttattgatacgCTTTAACGACAACGAAGAACAAACTTGTAACACTGTCTGCCTGCATTTTTGAAAAATTTGCTCTTGACCGGTTAACACCTCAGTCTCAATAAGACCTTTCAGCCAGCATTAGTTAATTCTGTGTAAGATTCGGACCTAGTCATTACCAATGACCAATGCACCCTCCTTTTTTTTCAACAATAGACAATAGGTGCTCCTTGACAATTGCTTTCCATTTTCGCTtcgaaaaaattaatttgtttgaaTGAACTTGAATCAGATCTCTTCTATACCTCTTCCTTTCACTACACTTTCTCTTCTGACGCCTTCTCGCTCGAATTTTCTTCCTCTTCCGGACTCTTCACTACGTCTACCAACCTCTTGGTCTCTATCTTGTAATTGCGCTTGGGCAAACCGGAATCTTTTTCTTGACTCGACCTCTGACTAGAAATTTCTTTAGGAACTGATGACCGCCACCTGTTCAAGCTTTTAGGTCTAAAATCAGCACTATATGAATAGTGGTGACTCCCCAACCTCATCGTTTCGCTTTCTGTATGCTTCTTTTCTGGTCTCACGTATACGCTGCTCCTAGGTCTGATGATTCCTGGAGACCAGGTTTCGGGGTCGCGGGTAGGTTCCGCGTGTTGTGATGTAGATTTTCTGGCGAGCGTTAACTCTTTGTTCCTCAGAGGGGGCTCAATCGTACGCATAACTCTTTTCGGATCTTCGTATTGTAAGGACTGCCTTGAACTATCGATGAAGCACTCATTCTCGTCGTCAGACGTTACGTCATAAAAAGAACCAACCCTGCATCTCCCTACGACCAGCATCTCCTTCGAAGACAAACAGGGGTCAATGTAGTATTCCTCTGTCATGTTCGCGTCGATGTCTTTCATATTCCTTACCTCATACGGGCTCACTACATCATAATACTTAGATGACGCTTCCTTTTCTGCATCCGTCTTCAAATCCTCACCCTTTATCAAGAGCTCGAAGAAGAGTTCAATTGAAAACTCCTTCTTAAAGTGGATGTGCTTTTTGTCCTTATTGGCCAAATCAATTTCATCCTTTTTGAAGACCAAATGGTGGGGGTCCTCAAATGCAGTCGAAAACCAAA
This genomic window from Schistocerca gregaria isolate iqSchGreg1 unplaced genomic scaffold, iqSchGreg1.2 ptg000980l, whole genome shotgun sequence contains:
- the LOC126326203 gene encoding phosphatidylinositol 3,4,5-trisphosphate 3-phosphatase and dual-specificity protein phosphatase PTEN-like isoform X1, which codes for MLGFVREKVSKNKLRFKDTDAKIDLDLTYITPRIIAMGFPSSDVEGLYRNPINEVYRFFELRHKDKYKLYNLCAERDYDHIKFHGRVSRYPFQDHNAPPVDTIVECCKDIKDWLEQDEENVVAINCKAGKGRTGLIICCYLLYAGIVSTSDEAIEYYGARRTKDGKGVTIASQKRYIRYYEQALKYHGGVPPSPNLLRLLRIKVNTVPNFSNEYSVIVISKNRKLITTPFVSVPKKATEFSVDINFPIYGDVKIQLQTKRGRSYQKVCYIWFSTAFEDPHHLVFKKDEIDLANKDKKHIHFKKEFSIELFFELLIKGEDLKTDAEKEASSKYYDVVSPYEVRNMKDIDANMTEEYYIDPCLSSKEMLVVGRCRVGSFYDVTSDDENECFIDSSRQSLQYEDPKRVMRTIEPPLRNKELTLARKSTSQHAEPTRDPETWSPGIIRPRSSVYVRPEKKHTESETMRLGSHHYSYSADFRPKSLNRWRSSVPKEISSQRSSQEKDSGLPKRNYKIETKRLVDVVKSPEEEENSSEKASEEKV
- the LOC126326203 gene encoding phosphatidylinositol 3,4,5-trisphosphate 3-phosphatase and dual-specificity protein phosphatase PTEN-like isoform X2 — its product is MRFTVVTLKDRFFELRHKDKYKLYNLCAERDYDHIKFHGRVSRYPFQDHNAPPVDTIVECCKDIKDWLEQDEENVVAINCKAGKGRTGLIICCYLLYAGIVSTSDEAIEYYGARRTKDGKGVTIASQKRYIRYYEQALKYHGGVPPSPNLLRLLRIKVNTVPNFSNEYSVIVISKNRKLITTPFVSVPKKATEFSVDINFPIYGDVKIQLQTKRGRSYQKVCYIWFSTAFEDPHHLVFKKDEIDLANKDKKHIHFKKEFSIELFFELLIKGEDLKTDAEKEASSKYYDVVSPYEVRNMKDIDANMTEEYYIDPCLSSKEMLVVGRCRVGSFYDVTSDDENECFIDSSRQSLQYEDPKRVMRTIEPPLRNKELTLARKSTSQHAEPTRDPETWSPGIIRPRSSVYVRPEKKHTESETMRLGSHHYSYSADFRPKSLNRWRSSVPKEISSQRSSQEKDSGLPKRNYKIETKRLVDVVKSPEEEENSSEKASEEKV
- the LOC126326203 gene encoding phosphatidylinositol 3,4,5-trisphosphate 3-phosphatase and dual-specificity protein phosphatase PTEN-like isoform X3, which encodes MRFTVVTLKDRFFELRHKDKYKLYNLYVFLYARYFCGSMRRNDESGSISFKFFDERCAERDYDHIKFHGRVSRYPFQDHNAPPVDTIVECCKDIKDWLEQDEENVVAINCKAGKGRTGLIICCYLLYAGIVSTSDEAIEYYGARRTKDGKGVTIASQKRYIRYYEQALKYHGGVPPSPNLLRLLRIKVNTVPNFSNEYSVIVISKNRKLITTPFVSVPKKATEFSVDINFPIYGDVKIQLQTKRGRSYQKVCYIWFSTAFEDPHHLVFKKDEIDLANKDKKHIHFKKEFSIELFFELLIKGEDLKTDAEKEASSKYYDVVSPYEVRNMKDIDANMTEEYYIDPCLSSKEMLVVGRCRVGSFYDVTSDDENECFIDSSRQSLQYEDPKRVMRTIEPPLRNKELTLARKSTSQHAEPTRDPETWSPGIIRPRSSVYVRPEKKHTESETMRLGSHHYSYSADFRPKSLNRWRSSVPKEISSQRSSQEKDSGLPKRNYKIETKRLVDVVKSPEEEENSSEKASEEKV